DNA from Helicobacter pylori:
GAAGCCACAAACCCATAACCCATGATCATCCACGCTAAAGAACTGGCATCAAAGGTGAATATTGACGCTAATTTAGGATCTAAAGAAACATATTTACCCGCATAAATCGCTATAATCAATAGGATAAAGCCAATAACAGAAACTTCCAAAATCTTATGCGGCCTGAAAAACCGCATGTAAAGCCCCATAAGAATCGCAATGGGAATGGTCATAGCGATCGTAAAAAAGCCCCAAGGCGAATGCGCTAAAGCCTTCACCACCACCATCGCTAAAATCGCAATGATAATGAGCATGATCCCTAAAATACCAAGACTTGCGATCATGCCTACAAATTGACCCATTTCAAGTTTGATCATTTCGCCTAAAGACTTGCCATCGCGCCTAATGGAAGCAAAAAGCACCACAAAATCATGCACGCAACCCCCTAAAACCGAGCCTATCAAAATCCATAAGATAGAGGGCAAGTAACCCATTTGAGCGGCTAGTATCGGGCCTACTAAAGGGCCAGCCCCAGCAATAGCGGCGAAATGATGCCCAAAGGTGATGGCTTTATCGGTTGGCACAAAATCCTTGCCGTCATTCCTTATACATGCGGGCGTGGCTCTGCTATCGTCTAGCTTTAACACCCGATAAGCGATAAAATGGCTATAAAAACGATAGCCTATGCTATAAATGCAAGCGCTCGCTACTACAAGCCATAGCGTGTTAATGCTCTCGCCCTTGTGTAAGGCTAACACCCCTAAACAGATCGCCCCTAAAATAGCGACAAAAACCCAAGCCAAAGAAACTAAACTTTTTTGCATGTCCTCTCCATTTAATGATTGTTTAATCATTGTTGTTAATTTCAGCCAGTTTTTTTATTATAATCCAAATTTTCTTTGAATAGTGGCAAAATGGCTCATAAACTTCCCGCTTAAAGGCTTGGTTTTTCCAAACTTCTAACAATTGGGGCAAATGAGAGCTGTTTTTTAATGTGGTGCGTTAAGCGCCATTAATTTTAAGGTAAGCGTTATGGCATTAGATTGGGATTTTATGTTTCACTCCATCCCTATGTTTCTTAAGGGGTTAGAACTCACGCTTTATATTTCTTTCTTTGGGATTTTGCTCTCTCTTTTGGTGGGGTTTTTGTGCGCGATCATTTTGTATTTTAAAACGCGTTTTCTCTCTCCTGTTGCCTATATCTATGGCGAAATCGCTAGGAACACGCCCCTACTCATCCAGCTTTTCTTTTTGTATTACGGGTTGAATGAAATCGGTTTGAGCGCTTTAGAGTGCGCGATTTTAGCGTTAGGGTTTTTGGGTGGGGGGTATATGAGTCAAAGTTTTTTGCTTGGGTTTAAGAGCTTGGCTTCCATTCAAAGAGAAAGCGCTTTGAGTTTAGGGTTTGGCCCTTTGAAAATGATGTATTACATTATTTTACCTCAAAGCTTAAGCGTTTCCATGCCTTCCATAGGAGCGAATGTGATTTTTTTACTCAAAGAAACTTCGGTGGTGGGCGCGATAGCCCTAACCGATATTATGTTTGTGGCGAAAGATTTTATTGGCATTTATTACAAAACGACTGAAAGCCTGTTGATGTTAAGCCTCACTTATTTGATCGCTTTGCTCCCTTTGAGCGCTTTGTTTGTGATTTTAGAGCGTTCTTTTAAAAAGAAAGTGGCTTAAAATGGGAGTTTTATTAGAGTTAGACAATCTCAAGCGTTTGTTAGAAGGGTTTGAAACCACCCTTTTAATCGCTCTTAGCTCTGCGATTGTTTCAATCGTTGTTGGAATGCTTTTAGGGAGCTTGATGGCGTTTGGCTCTAAAATAATGGTTTTGGCGTGTCGTGTGTATTTAGAAAGCATTCGCATCATCCCGCTTTTAGCATGGCTGTTTATCGTGTATTTCGGGTTAGCGAGCTGGTTTGATTTGCATATCAGCGCGGTTTTAGCGAGCGTTATTGTTTTTAGTTTGTGGGGTGGCGCTGAAATGATGGATTTGACTAGAGGGGTTTTAACCTCCGTGAGCAAACACCAAGTAGAAAGCGCTCTAGCCTTAGGCTTAGATTCAAAAAAGGTGATTTTTAATATTATTTTCCCTCAAAGCTTTTTGTCTTTATTGCCCTCAAGCCTTAATTTATTCACGCGCATGATTAAAACCACAGCCTTAGTCTCTCTCATTGGAGCGATTGATTTGTTAAAAGTGGGCCAGCAAATCATAGAGCTTAACCTCTTACGCATGCCTAATGCGAGCTTTGTGGTTTATGGCGTTATCTTAATGTTTTACTTTGCTTTATGCTATAGTTTGAGCCTGTATAGTTCCTATTTAGAAAAAAAATTCCAATACATTAGAGGGTAAAATGAGCGCGATTTTAGAAACCAAAGGGTTAAAAAAAACCTATCAAAACCATTTGGTTTTAGACGGCATCAATTTCACTTTGAATAAGGGTGAAGTGGCAGTGATTTTAGGGCCTAGCGGGTGCGGGAAAAGCACTTTTTTAAAATGCCTAAACGGGCTTGAAAAGATTGATGAAGGTGAAATCCTTTTTGAAAACACTAACCTTAACACGCCAACCACTAACTGGAATCAAATGCGCCAAAAAATAGGCATGGTGTTTCAAA
Protein-coding regions in this window:
- a CDS encoding amino acid ABC transporter permease (The N-terminal region of this protein, as described by TIGR01726, is a three transmembrane segment that identifies a subfamily of ABC transporter permease subunits, which specificities that include histidine, arginine, glutamine, glutamate, L-cystine (sic), the opines (in Agrobacterium) octopine and nopaline, etc.) is translated as MGVLLELDNLKRLLEGFETTLLIALSSAIVSIVVGMLLGSLMAFGSKIMVLACRVYLESIRIIPLLAWLFIVYFGLASWFDLHISAVLASVIVFSLWGGAEMMDLTRGVLTSVSKHQVESALALGLDSKKVIFNIIFPQSFLSLLPSSLNLFTRMIKTTALVSLIGAIDLLKVGQQIIELNLLRMPNASFVVYGVILMFYFALCYSLSLYSSYLEKKFQYIRG
- a CDS encoding amino acid ABC transporter permease — encoded protein: MALDWDFMFHSIPMFLKGLELTLYISFFGILLSLLVGFLCAIILYFKTRFLSPVAYIYGEIARNTPLLIQLFFLYYGLNEIGLSALECAILALGFLGGGYMSQSFLLGFKSLASIQRESALSLGFGPLKMMYYIILPQSLSVSMPSIGANVIFLLKETSVVGAIALTDIMFVAKDFIGIYYKTTESLLMLSLTYLIALLPLSALFVILERSFKKKVA